One part of the Candida albicans SC5314 chromosome R, complete sequence genome encodes these proteins:
- the FCY24 gene encoding Fcy24p (Putative transporter; more similar to S. cerevisiae Tpn1, which is a vitamin B6 transporter, than to purine-cytosine permeases; transcription is regulated by Nrg1; Spider biofilm induced): protein MEIPESKNSIVSQDTISSNETDIRAPKYINWIYNLDRWGVEVRGIERVSEQERIELGQKIPTWHLFIQTLGLWWSACGGLTTMSSFFLPTLLFGLNLRDAMISGLIGMIIGCLVPAYSSTMGPKSGCRQMVTARFLFGQWGVKFVALICIVGGIGWSVVNCVLGGQMLLAINHNISLAVGIVVIAIISLIVAVFGIKVLLKFQTVFSIPIFIASILFYVVVCQKANYIGESNKLINDAGYSKVTFRGNWLSYFSLCYSVTATWGSGAADYYILYPASTPSYQIFLITFLGIAVPSTFVAIAGTICGNFALSYKPWNDAYNEFGVGGLIVGTFSHWGKFGKFVAVLLYISLICNNIMNTYSVAFEFQLVDSRLTYVPRWIWATIVTIIYLVLSVCGRNHFSTILSNFLPMLGYWITMYIALLLEENFIFRSTFKVRKLHEHEFDGDYKQMYNWTNWNNPKGRTLGLAACFAFLCGCAGAIIGMNQVYYKGPIARKVGEYGADLGMWISFGFTAITYPVFRYIELRLLKK from the coding sequence ATGGAAATCCCCGAGAgtaaaaattcaattgtatcTCAAGATACAATTTCTTCCAATGAAACCGATATTCGTGCTCCcaaatatatcaattgGATTTACAATTTAGATAGATGGGGAGTTGAAGTCCGAGGAATTGAAAGAGTAAGTGAACAAGAACGAATTGAACTTGGTCAAAAAATCCCTACATGGcatttattcattcaaaCACTTGGTCTTTGGTGGTCGGCATGTGGAGGACTCACGACAATGTCATCATTTTTCTTACCTACCCTTTTATTTGGTTTGAACTTACGTGATGCGATGATCAGTGGATTAATAGGAATGATTATTGGTTGTCTTGTTCCTGCTTATAGTTCGACAATGGGACCAAAATCTGGTTGTCGACAAATGGTCACGGCaagatttttatttgggCAATGGGGGGTCAAGTTTGTGGCATTAATTTGTATTGTTGGCGGTATTGGATGGTCAGTGGTCAATTGTGTATTGGGTGGACAAATGCTCCTTGCGATAAATCATAATATTTCATTGGCAGTAGggattgttgttattgcaATAATTAGTTTAATTGTTGCAGTTTTCGGAATTAAAGTGttattaaaatttcaaactgttttttcaattccaatttttattgctagtatattgttttatgttgttgtttgtcAAAAAGCTAATTATATTGgtgaatcaaataaattgataaatgaCGCTGGTTATTCAAAAGTGACTTTCAGGGGTAATTGGCTCAGttatttttctctttgttaTTCAGTCACAGCTACTTGGGGTAGTGGAGCCGCtgattattatatattgtACCCTGCAAGTACCCCTTCATATCAAATATTCTTAATTACATTTTTGGGTATTGCCGTGCCATCGACATTTGTCGCAATAGCAGGAACAATATGTGGTAATTTCGCCTTGTCATACAAGCCATGGAATGATGCTTACAATGAATTTGGTGTGGGTGGGTTAATTGTCGGGACATTTTCTCATTGGGGGAAATTTGGGAAATTTGTTGCTGTATTGTTGTACATTTCCTTGATTTGTAACAATATTATGAACACTTATTCAGTTgcatttgaatttcaattagTGGATCTGAGATTGACATATGTTCCTCGATGGATATGGGCTACTATAGTCACCATTATCTATCTTGTTTTATCTGTCTGTGGTAGAAATCATTTCCTGACAATTTTAAGTAATTTTTTACCCATGCTAGGATACTGGATCACAATGTATATTGCATTATTGttagaagaaaatttcattttccgATCTACTTTCAAAGTTAGAAAATTACACGAACATGAGTTTGATGGAGATTATAAACAAATGTATAATTGGACAAATTGGAATAACCCTAAGGGTAGAACATTGGGGCTTGCAGCTTGTTTTGCATTTCTTTGTGGATGCGCTGGAGCAATTATTGGAATGAATCAAGTTTATTATAAAGGCCCCATTGCTAGAAAAGTTGGTGAATATGGTGCTGATTTAGGGATGTGGATTTCATTTGGATTTACCGCTATAACATATCCAGTATTTAGATATATTGAGTTGAGactattgaagaaatga
- a CDS encoding uncharacterized protein (Protein with a Staphylococcal nuclease domain; transcript regulated by Mig1 and Tup1; flow model and Spider biofilm repressed), translated as MSVFVAKVKNVLSGDSVVLTPSKTSQFPPPERLLTLEHVRPIDEFESKEYLRQLLIGKEIKFKVSAKIANREFGDISSPIFKSLIEYLLAQGYVKLRDNVNADTDDYIYELKEIENGARIKQTGLWSDKVKPVETVPLTQDVISKSQKTPVKVIVEKVISGDRVVGRLILNKKQQTQSTTLLLAGLKTPRTDDTTQPPHIVKVAQQAKQFVEDKLLTTKAELTCSIIGESQTGVPIAIINHPSGNNIHEKLLELGYAEVVDWQSTLVGSSTMSVLRKAEQTAKALGKGIYANATITRKSVPGTSGSKLKPGNTIENVTIAKVINADTLLIRLPHSDEEVTVQLASIRAPKPNDTTVTTDSAKQQALVATAREFVRNQVIGKQGTLYIDGYRDANKELGLEARLLVSFKFGNTDLSELIVSNGFGTVIKHNKATQHERSMNWDKLIELEEEAKKSSKKGIYGDLNKVLTVGTRIIDASENFTKAKTFFNGFKQKGRISGYYVEFIPSISRVKLFNPKEGLKLTLILGGLSNNKSDSLNDEGVKYLNKRFLQRPVEFEIYDTDKLGGFIGNLYPNANALSPIQQQLLEQGLVKIHEFAVNSNPAASALIKAEDDARNARKGIWNDYDPARVEKELAESTAKLESVNLAASKPKFFDIEVVDVEPTTGVLSFHLLDSTTTQNFAQFKQAFQQFHSQMPSASQSSSNDLPFNLVKPPKKNDLVSAKFSENGKFYRAKVINFDKSTGKYEVKHLDFGNIDKVPLSSLRSLPEKFGFSQYPVFAHTTTLQNLRLPPSKPTDYLTDSIYALEDLVYDKKLVISALPGESEAEYEGVLYDAEQSLKDSSYTINKQLVQDGWAIVDNKVVKPAVKEYVAELIAIQREAKSNHLGCWEFGDVSFDEDSLLA; from the coding sequence ATGTCAGTGTTTGTAGCAAAAGTTAAGAATGTTTTGAGTGGAGACTCTGTTGTTTTAACACCATCAAAAACTTCTCAATTCCCACCTCCAGAAAGACTCCTCACTTTAGAACACGTTAGaccaattgatgaattcgaatcaaaagaatatttacgtcaattattaattggtAAAGAGATCAAATTCAAAGTCTCGGCCAAGATTGCCAATAGAGAATTTGGTGATATTTCATCtccaatttttaaatctttgattgaatatttattagCTCAAGGTTATGTTAAATTAAGAGACAATGTCAATGCTGATACTGATGATTACATTTatgaattaaaagaaattgaaaatgggGCAAGAATAAAACAAACTGGATTATGGTCCGACAAAGTCAAACCAGTGGAAACTGTCCCACTTACTCAAGACGTCATTTCAAAATCCCAGAAAACCCCCGTGAAAGTCATTGTCGAAAAAGTTATCAGTGGAGATAGAGTTGTTGGACGtttaattttaaacaaaaaacaacagACACAATCCACtactttattattagcTGGTTTGAAAACCCCAAGAACTGACGACACCACACAGCCTCCACACATTGTGAAAGTTGCCCAACAAGCCAAACAGTTTGTTGAAGACAAGTTATTAACTACCAAAGCAGAATTAACTTGTTCAATTATTGGAGAAAGTCAAACTGGCGTTCCAATTGCCATTATAAATCATCCTTCTGGTAACAATATccatgaaaaattattggaattggGTTATGCTGAAGTGGTTGATTGGCAATCCACTTTAGTAGGGTCAAGCACCATGAGTGTTTTGAGAAAGGCAGAACAGACTGCAAAGGCATTAGGAAAAGGGATCTATGCCAATGCCACTATCACCAGAAAATCCGTACCAGGAACTTCGGGATCCAAATTGAAACCAGGAAacacaattgaaaatgtcaCTATTGCCAAAGTCATCAATGCTGATACTTTGTTGATTAGATTACCACATTCGGATGAAGAAGTTACCGTTCAATTGGCATCAATTAGAGCGCCAAAACCAAACGATACAACTGTTACCACGGATTCGGCTAAACAACAAGCATTGGTTGCAACTGCCAGAGAATTCGTTAGAAACCAAGTGATTGGTAAACAAGGTACATTGTATATTGATGGGTACAGAGACGCTAACAAAGAACTAGGTTTAGAAGCCAGATTATTAGTTAGTTTTAAATTTGGAAACACAGATCTTTCAGAATTGATTGTGAGCAATGGGTTTGGCACTGTTATCAAACACAATAAGGCTACTCAACATGAACGTTCAATGAATTGggataaattgattgaattggaagaagaagctaAAAAATCATCCAAAAAAGGTATTTATGGAGACTTGAACAAAGTTCTTACTGTTGGTACTAGAATAATCGATGCTTCTGAAAATTTCACTAAAGCTaaaacttttttcaatggatTTAAACAAAAGGGAAGAATCAGTGGGTATTACGTTGAATTTATTCCTTCAATCAGTCGTGTTAAATTGTTTAACCCAAAGGAAGGATTGAAATTGACTTTAATTTTGGGTGGATTGTCCAACAACAAGAGCGATTCATTGAATGACGAAGGTGTCAAATATTTGAACAAAAGATTTTTACAAAGACCAGTTGAATTTGAGATTTATGATACTGATAAATTAGGAGGATTTATTGGTAATTTATATCCTAATGCCAACGCCTTGTCTccaattcaacaacaattattagaaCAAGGTTTAGTTAAAATTCATGAATTTGCTGTCAATTCCAATCCTGCTGCCAGTGCATTGATTAAAGCCGAAGACGATGCTAGAAACGCCAGAAAAGGTATTTGGAACGATTATGATCCTGCCAgagttgaaaaagaattggcAGAATCAACTGCTAAATTGGAATCCGTCAACCTTGCTGCATCTAAACCAAAAttctttgatattgaagTTGTCGACGTTGAACCAACCACTGGTGTTTTATCTTTCCATTTGTTAGATTCTACCACCACCCAAAATTTTGCTCAGTTCAAACAAGCTttccaacaatttcatAGTCAAATGCCAAGTGCATCTcaatcttcttctaatgACTTGCCATTTAATTTGGTTAAACCTCCTAAGAAGAACGATTTAGTATCTGCCAAATTCTCTGAAAATGGTAAATTCTACCGAGCCAAAGTGATCAATTTCGATAAATCTACTGGTAAATACGAGGTGAAACATTTGGATTTTggaaatattgataaagttCCATTAAGCTCTTTACGTTCTTTACCagaaaaatttggattttcCCAGTATCCTGTTTTTGCCCATACTACAACTTTACAAAATTTGAGATTACCACCATCTAAGCCAACCGACTATTTGACTGATAGTATTTATGCATTAGAAGATTTGGTTTACGATAAGAAATTGGTTATCAGTGCATTACCTGGAGAGTCAGAAGCTGAATATGAAGGTGTATTATACGACGCTGAACAAAGTTTGAAAGACTCTTCATACACTATCAATAAACAACTTGTCCAAGATGGTTGGGCTATTGTTGACAACAAGGTAGTGAAACCAGCAGTAAAAGAATATGTTGCCGAATTGATAGCTATTCAACGTGAAGCCAAATCCAACCATTTAGGTTGTTGGGAATTTGGTGACGTTTCATTCGATGAAGATAGTTTATTAgcataa
- a CDS encoding uncharacterized protein (Protein with a predicted heme oxygenase domain; Spider biofilm induced), whose product MSTTTIDKLLESHQDLFLQSISHPLTNELCEGSLADFKLFTYLNQDLKFFQIGLNLFGKTLAYCDDSKSAIILGKQIGFISTDENDYFTRTLKELEQNDLTNVLNLKNNKTLILPKVQQYIDYLQYLTFESNSYVEIITFMYTMEKVYLGWAEYNVAQKTIPSNLPYKYQEWINLHYGPDFSKWVQFLQNEVERVVKTKEDFIICEKSFVKSLELEIDFFQACYDYHENRNVLFEFQ is encoded by the coding sequence atgtcaacaacaactatcGATAAACTTCTTGAACTGCACcaagatttatttttgcaaTCAATTTCTCACCCCTTGACAAATGAATTATGTGAGGGACTGTTAGCTGACTTCAAATTATTCACttatttaaatcaagaccttaaattttttcaaattggacTCAATTTATTTGGTAAAACATTAGCTTATTGTGATGATTCCAAATCAGCCATTATTTTGGGCAAACAAATTGGATTTATATCTactgatgaaaatgattattTCACCAGAACTTTAAAAGAACTTGAACAAAATGATTTGACCAATgtattaaatttgaaaaacaacaaaactttGATCCTCCCCAAAGTTCAAcaatatattgattatttacaaTATTTAACTTTTGAATCCAATTCTTATGTTGAAATCATTACCTTTATGTATACTATGGAAAAAGTATATCTTGGTTGGGCGGAGTATAATGTTGCTCAAAAAACAATTCCATCTAATTTACCTTATAAATATCAAGAGTGGATTAATTTACATTATGGTCCTGATTTTTCTAAATGGGttcaatttttacaaaatgAAGTGGAAAGAGTGGTTAAAACTAAAGaagattttattatttgtgaAAAATCATTTGTAAAATCTcttgaattggaaattgatttttttcaagcTTGTTATGATTATCATGAAAATCGAAACGTGCTCTTTGAATTCCAGTAA
- the SCO1 gene encoding Cu-binding protein (Putative copper transporter; Hap43p-repressed gene), with translation MLSRLALRSTIRSGTILQSSRLFSVSTGRSQEQQPQKSTNNEPAAKPKKRPLSRVAIGGSSDHNKKGFGMSVEFATWKAVLLLLTVGGLGAYYFQKEKERLHKRREMEANKSIGTPLIGGPFTLQDTKGNKFTEQNLVDPNNKRFSILYFGFTHCPDVCPEELDKLGDMLDKLAKDGIPIQPVFITCDPARDTPEVLDAYLKDFHPGIIGLTGTFEQVKNTCKKFRVYFSTPPDVKPGQDYLVDHSIFFYLIDPEGNFVDVIGRESEALESATKIAKYSDAFIPEKERVQKKEGIFGFLYK, from the coding sequence ATGTTATCTAGGCTTGCTTTAAGGTCTACCATTAGATCAGGGACTATATTACAATCAAGTCGTTTGTTTAGTGTTTCTACTGGAAGATcacaagaacaacaacccCAAAAATCGACCAATAATGAACCAGCTGCCaaaccaaagaaaagaCCATTGAGTAGAGTCGCTATTGGTGGTTCTTCAGACCACAATAAAAAAGGTTTTGGAATGTCAGTCGAGTTTGCTACATGGAAAGCTGTCCTCCTTTTGTTGACAGTAGGTGGATTAGGTGCATATTactttcaaaaagaaaaggagaGATTACACAAAAGACGAGAAATGGAAGCTAACAAGTCCATTGGTACTCCATTGATTGGTGGTCCATTTACGTTGCAAGATACCAAGGGTAATAAATTTACGGAGCAAAACTTGGTTGACCCTAACAACAAAAgattttctattttgtattttggATTCACTCATTGTCCAGATGTATGTCCTGAAGAATTGGATAAATTGGGGGATATGTTGGACAAATTGGCCAAAGATGGTATTCCTATACAACCAGTATTTATCACATGTGATCCTGCTAGAGATACCCCTGAAGTTCTTGATGCGTACTTAAAGGACTTCCATCCAGGTATAATTGGGTTGACAGGTACATTTGAACAAGTCAAGAATACATGTAAAAAATTCAGAGTGTATTTCTCAACACCACCGGATGTCAAACCAGGTCAAGATTACTTGGTCGACCAtctgattttcttttatttgattgatcCCGAAGgtaattttgttgatgttaTTGGCAGAGAATCCGAAGCTCTTGAGAGTGCAACAAAAATTGCCAAATATTCGGATGCTTTCATTCCAGAGAAGGAGAGAGTACAGAAGAAGGAGGGGATCTTTGGATTCCTTTATAAATAG
- a CDS encoding E2 ubiquitin-conjugating protein (Ortholog(s) have ubiquitin-protein transferase activity) — protein MPPRSTAQKRLLKEYQQLSRDPPPGIIAGPVSEDNLYKWECLLEGPSDTPYENGVFPAVLTFPKDYPLSPPTLKFDPPLLHPNIYADGTVCISILHPPGEDPNQYERPEERWSPVQSIEKILLSVMSMLAEPNPESGANIDACKLWRDNRAEYDRQIRQHVKESLGL, from the coding sequence ATGCCCCCACGTTCTACTGCTCAAAAACGTTTACTAAAAGAGtatcaacaattatcaAGGGACCCACCACCTGGGATAATCGCAGGACCAGTGAGTGAAGATAATTTATACAAATGGGAATGTTTATTAGAAGGACCATCCGATACTCCATATGAAAATGGAGTATTCCCAGCAGTATTGACTTTCCCTAAAGATTACCCATTATCACCACCTACATTAAAGTTTGATCCACCATTGTTACATCCAAATATTTATGCTGATGGAACCGTTTGTATTTCGATTTTACATCCTCCTGGTGAAGATCCAAATCAATATGAACGACCAGAGGAAAGATGGTCACCTGTGCAAAGTATTGAAAAGATCTTGTTGAGTGTCATGTCTATGCTTGCAGAACCTAATCCTGAAAGTGGGGCTAATATCGATGCTTGTAAATTATGGAGAGATAATCGTGCTGAATATGACCGACAAATTAGACAACATGTCAAGGAGTCATTAGGATTATGA
- a CDS encoding protein-lysine N-methyltransferase (Ortholog(s) have protein-lysine N-methyltransferase activity, role in peptidyl-lysine dimethylation, peptidyl-lysine monomethylation and cytoplasm, nucleus localization), whose translation MTKIESINKLLKWAESNGAQISPDVEFKEISKNYIGAIYKGNKVPDSPFCPISIPSKLIITPQTAFKEFSKSLKNTDINDNSILKLHLCHERLNGNSFFYPYLNLLPSLSEIDSPYTWSANDKSYLQGTNLGNSLKENLVTLVEEWWKAINALHDDLPKPEQHYINMKFYYEYKFYTDDDLNKYLNDENIENWTSFPNYLWASLILKSRSFPAYLIDKNNKQDSAMLLPVVDLLNHNSKSKVHWDVSDNYFKFSSESIVPGKEIFNNYGLKGNEELLLAYGFCIENNSQDSVALKIKMPEEKIKAIEEYGIKLPTIDDYTNSVVANDAPSTAETKHQDGVLFFINNENIPSNLIETFQFLVQNEWETGITLRMKLSGLNHLRAALETKKNLLKLDVPQDSQKHKYILWYIESQFKIFTSAIKSIKRMEKEILKDEKTHLTTLKNVFKKDCKFQQSMLFLGFADYDAVLESQFQDQCWLLWLIRCYNRDQYTNDSECLPMWIHDLFVKLRKNTDISAQEVLNYKPIYENLIPDLSVQIPEIYGKGQWTLSEFIIAAKLLDLVGFVRGKEQECILVEQTYS comes from the coding sequence ATGACTAAAATAGAGctgataaataaattattaaaatggGCTGAGCTGAATGGTGCTCAAATATCCCCAGATGTTGAATTCAAAGAAATATCAAAGAACTATATTGGTGCCATCTACAAAGGAAATAAAGTACCAGATTCACCCTTTTGTCCTATCAGTATCCcatcaaaattaattattactCCACAAACTGCATTCAAAGAATTCTCAAAACTGTTGAAAAATACCGACATTAATGACAACtcaatattaaaattgCACTTATGTCATGAAAGATTGAATGGCAATTCATTCTTTTATCCGTATTTGAACTTGTTGCCCTCTTTGTCAGAAATCGATTCACCATATACATGGTCAGcaaatgataaatcttATTTACAGGGAACAAACTTGGGGAACTCTTTAAAGGAAAATTTGGTTACGTTGGTGGAGGAATGGTGGAAGGCAATCAATGCCTTACATGACGATCTTCCCAAACCTGAACAACATTACATTAATATGAAGTTCTACTATGAGTATAAGTTCTATACCGATGATGACTTGAATAAGtatttaaatgatgaaaatattgaGAATTGGACTAGTTTCCCAAATTATTTATGGGCTTCgttgattttaaaaagtAGATCTTTCCCAGcatatttgattgataaaaataacaaacaaGATAGTGCTATGCTTTTACCAGTTGTGGACTTGTTAAATCATAATTCCAAGAGTAAAGTACATTGGGATGTTTCCGACAATTATTTTAAGTTTAGTTCAGAATCGATAGTACCCGGGAAGGAAATTTTTAACAACTATGGTTTAAAGGGCAATGAAGAATTGTTATTGGCCTATGGGTTttgtattgaaaataatctGCAAGATTCGGTTGCGTTGAAGATCAAAATGCCCGAAGAGAAGATCAAAGCCATTGAAGAGTATGGTATTAAATTACCAACTATAGATGATTACACCAATTCAGTAGTTGCAAATGATGCCCCCTCTACTGCAGAAACAAAGCATCAAGATGGCGTTTTGttctttattaataatgaaaatatacCAAGCAACTTGATTGAAACATTCCAATTTTTAGTTCAAAATGAATGGGAAACGGGAATTACATTGCGTATGAAATTATCAGGTTTAAATCATTTACGTGCCGCTTTGGAgactaaaaaaaacttgCTTAAACTTGATGTGCCTCAGGACTCGCAAAAGCATAAGTATATTCTATGGTATATTGAATctcaattcaaaatatttacatCGGCTATAAAGAGTATCAAAAGAATGGAAAAGGAAATATTAAAGGATGAAAAGACGCATTTAACtacattgaaaaatgttttcaaaaaagattGCAAGTTCCAACAATCAATGTTATTTTTGGGATTCGCTGATTACGATGCAGTATTAGAGTCGCAATTTCAGGATCAATGCTGGTTATTGTGGTTGATCCGTTGTTATAATCGCGATCAATACACCAATGACTCAGAGTGTTTACCAATGTGGATTCATGATTTATTTGtaaaattaagaaaaaacacAGACATTTCTGCACAAGAAGTACTCAACTACAAACCAATATATGAGAACTTGATTCCTGATTTATCTGTGCAAATTCCTGAAATTTACGGTAAGGGACAATGGACCCTAAGTGAGTTTATAATTGCtgcaaaattattagatttgGTTGGATTTGTCAGGGGTAAAGAACAAGAGTGTATATTAGTCGAACAAACTTATTCTTAA
- the THI13 gene encoding 4-amino-5-hydroxymethyl-2-methylpyrimidine phosphate synthase (Thiamin pyrimidine synthase; synthesis of the thiamine precursor hydroxymethylpyrimidine phosphate; single-turnover enzyme that provides histidine for HMP-P formation; induced by nitric oxide independent of Yhb1; Spider biofilm induced) gives MSTNKITFLLNWEAAPYHIPVYLANIKGYFKDENLDIAILEPSNPSDVTELVGSGKVDMGLKAMVHTLAAKARGLPVTSIGSLLDEPFTGICYLEGSGITSDFQSLKGKRIGYVGEFGKIQVDELTKHYGMTPDDYVAVRCGMNVAKYILEGTIDCGIGIECIQQVELEEALKEQGKDSNDAKMLRIDKLAELGCCCFCTILYIANDKFIAENSQAVKKFLKAIKRATDYMLAHPREAWAEYGNFKPTMQTDLNTKKFQRCYAYFSESLYNVHRDWRKVNNYGKRLDILPENYVPNYTNEYLSWPEPKEVDDPEKAQDLMLKHQEECKTCGGYKRLVLA, from the coding sequence ATGTCTACTAACAAAATCacatttttattgaattggGAAGCTGCTCCATATCATATTCCAGTGTATTTGGCTAACATCAAAGGTTATTTCAAAGATGAGAATCTTGATATTGCTATCTTGGAGCCCTCCAATCCATCTGATGTTACTGAATTGGTGGGATCCGGTAAAGTTGACATGGGTTTGAAGGCAATGGTTCACACATTGGCCGCCAAAGCTAGAGGACTCCCAGTAACATCAATTGGATCTTTATTAGACGAACCATTCACCGGTATATGTTATTTGGAGGGATCTGGTATCACTTCTGATTTCCAATCCTTGAAAGGTAAAAGAATTGGTTATGTTGGTGAGTTTGGTAAAATTCaagttgatgaattgacTAAACATTATGGTATGACACCTGATGATTATGTTGCCGTTCGATGTGGTATGAATGTGGCAAAGTATATTTTAGAAGGAACTATCGATTGTGGTATTGGAATTGAATGTATTCAACAAGTGGAATTAGAAGAAGCTTTGAAAGAACAAGGGAAAGATTCAAACGACGCTAAGATGTTAAGAATCGATAAATTGGCAGAATTGGGTTGTTGCTGCTTTTGTACAATCTTATACATTGCCAACGATAAATTCATTGCTGAAAACTCACAAGCAGTTaaaaagtttttgaaaGCAATTAAGAGAGCCACTGATTATATGTTGGCCCACCCACGTGAGGCTTGGGCTGAATATGGTAATTTCAAACCAACTATGCAAACAGACTTgaacaccaagaagttcCAAAGATGTTACGCCTACTTTTCTGAGTCCTTGTACAACGTTCATCGTGATTGGAGAAAGGTTAACAATTATGGTAAGAGATTGGATATTTTACCTGAAAATTACGTTCCAAATTACACGAATGAATATCTTTCATGGCCAGAACCTAAAGAAGTTGATGATCCTGAAAAAGCACAAGATTTGATGCTtaaacaccaagaagaatGTAAAACATGTGGTGGTTATAAAAGATTGGTTCTTGCCTAA
- the PHO88 gene encoding Pho88p (Protein with a role in phosphate transport; biofilm-regulated expression; amphotericin B repressed) — protein sequence MNPAVSNIVIMLVLMQVAKKLDFEDPTILFYTRAAYLGCQALTFLIYFLVRYKINAKNDLTTLKYVEPANPMSGQTEPRAVVTTVKEYDLQQVNQQIKGIFTGLAMMSFMHLYMKYTNPLFMQSISSLKSALESNIVKIHLFGVPASGDLKRPFKSAPGFLEALTGAGGVQTDKASVESAETAGAGGIKQD from the coding sequence ATGAACCCCGCTGTTTCCAATATTGTTATCATGCTTGTTTTGATGCAAGTAGCCAAAAAATTAGATTTTGAAGATCCAACTATTTTGTTCTACACCAGAGCCGCTTATCTTGGATGTCAAGCTTTaacatttttgatttatttccTTGTTAGATACAAGATTAATGCCAAGAATGATTTGACTACTTTGAAATATGTTGAACCAGCTAACCCAATGTCTGGTCAAACTGAACCAAGAGCTGTTGTTACCACTGTCAAGGAATACGATTTACAACAAGTCAACCAGCAAATTAAAGGTATCTTTACCGGGTTAGCCATGATGTCATTTATGCATTTATACATGAAATACACCAACCCATTGTTCATGCAAAGTATTTCATCTTTGAAAAGTGCTTTGGAATCAAACATTGTCAAAATTCACTTATTTGGTGTTCCAGCTTCTGGTGATTTGAAAAGACCATTCAAATCTGCTCCAGGATTCTTGGAAGCCTTAActggtgctggtggtgTTCAAACCGATAAAGCATCTGTTGAAAGTGCTGAAACTGCCGGTGCTGGTGGTATTAAACAAGATTAG